From Coffea arabica cultivar ET-39 chromosome 2e, Coffea Arabica ET-39 HiFi, whole genome shotgun sequence, the proteins below share one genomic window:
- the LOC140037145 gene encoding uncharacterized protein isoform X2, with product MLLSISSSAATEFHLPAKAEEKHLDANRNPTSSEVAIQAQSSSVVEDENNEDSRINSTNRVIHKDIASIVADPDEGECFEQEITAKTDEMHGQENVISQSKDEVLSLGGHETNSDDDVADIVQDVALQWKSNKGRRKTRNKSLHPCLTPLELAEELEKKQAFTGMYWEEGAAAQPMRLEGVRRGSTVLGYFDVDSNNAITRAISLQAFKQEHGFPSVLSVHLNYIAIGMSKGVILVFPSKYSPYHSDNMDSKMLMLGLQGERSYVPVTSMCFNQQGDLLFAGYGDGHFSVWDVQRASALKVINEHKAPVVHMLYLGQDSQASRQFNVVSGDSKGVVKLIRFSVVPWVNRISYSKATKLLDETTSMVICASPLLSTEFLGGLSMSSQVSSSVTTSAIGSMMGGVIGGDSGWKSTSLVENGVVIFVTHQSALVAKVSPTVEVYAQIPKPDGVGDRSMPYAAWRCMSDLLGSSTETVPAETLEKCSWLAIAWDRKVQVAKLVKSELKVYAKWTLDCPAVGVAWLDDQMLVVLTSIGRLVMFTKEGNMIHDTSFAVNGTGGDDMITYHTYFNNIHGNPEKAHHNCVAVRGASIYILGTSHLVVSRLLPWKERIEVLHRAGDWMGALNMAMTIYDGQAHGVIDLPRTLDDVQKTIMPYLAELLLSYVDEVFSYIKVASGNQVGNSDQLDESKSSSDSDNPEIEEQYIRVGGVAVEFCVHIKRTDILFDEIYAKFCAAKHKETFVELLEPYILKDMLGCLPPAIMQALVEHYSMKGWLQRVEQCVLHMDISSLDFNQVVRLCREHRLHGALIYLFNKGLDDFRTPLEELLVVLQQCERENASVLGYRILVYLKYCFHGFAFPPGHGTLSPTRLLSIRKDILAFLLEDSSIPNPQALTNSMSDKPFPNLCHLLDLDTEATLDVLNCAFLEEQNLAFNNLCHDLTSSNVGVKDLGDESQNLVQKLVDVLSLILEASYFQRGCSTSSDDGSSLETWPSKKDAGHIIEFVTYYVACERAKVSRDILSQILEYLTSEISFSPSVSRQNIEIHKRREKQLLTLLEVVPDTEWDAPYLLHLCERCQFHQVCGLIHSNRCQYVAALDSYIKAVDESIHALSFIHDMLRRLSETDSEAFQAAVFSRIGDLVKLDREGTFFLVVVHFHGQSQEILFSQLHSHPESLFLYLKTLVEVHTTGNLKFSCLRKDGSLHFPSGRMAKHQSDRIKTFLEELNDFPKLLRTKPIQLTDEVTEQYLELLCRYERESVRKFLETFESYRVENCLRLCQEYGIVDAASFLLERVGDVGSALMLILSGLNEKFIVLEASIGPSDSRPKHFNSILKEEEVNDILDILHSCIGLCQRNSPRLDPHESEYLWFQLLDSFCLPLMDSCSSKTRSIHQQDMEVLEVKQDHEDDCIIKWKISKSHKNAYILKKLLSLFIREIVEGMIGYVHLPTIMLKLLSDNGSQEFGDFKPTILGMLGTYDFERRILDTAKSLIEDDTYYTMSLLKKGASHGFAPRGLTCCVCNGLLTKRSHSSSIQVFSCGHAMHVHCVLQENETSVWGSSAGCPICVAGKKAQRSRSKSVVVANELVSKALSRSHKVPGTSVLHAPDNDVSENSYGSHPISRFELLNNLHKDQRSSQIENMPQLRLAPPAVYHEKVKKGNDLMTEESSRGSASAEKSRSKQLGDVKVKGSSVRFPLRSNIFGKLPLKS from the exons ATGCTTTTATCCATTTCTTCTTCTGCTGCAACTGAGTTCCATTTACCTGCCAAAGCTGAAGAAAAACATTTGGATGCAAACAGGAATCCCACGTCTAGTGAAGTTGCCATTCAAGCACAATCTTCATCAGTGGTGGAGGATGAGAATAATGAGGATTCTCGAATTAATTCTACAAACAGAGTCATCCACAAGGATATTGCTTCTATTGTTGCTGATCCAGATGAAGGAGAATGTTTTGAGCAGGAGATTACTGCTAAGACAGATGAAATGCATGGTCAGGAGAATGTAATATCACAATCTAAAGATGAGGTTTTGAGTCTCGGAGGACATGAGACCAATTCCGATGACGATGTTGCAGATATTGTACAAGATGTTGCTTTGCAATGGAAAAGCAACAAGGGTAGAAGAAAGACACGTAATAAATCACTCCATCCTTGCTTGACACCGCTTGAATTGGCTGAAGAGCTTGAGAAGAAACAAGCATTTACAGGCATGTACTGGGAGGAAGGTGCTGCTGCCCAACCCATGAGGCTTGAGGGTGTTAGGAGGGGATCAACTGTGTTGGGTTACTTTGATGTTGATTCAAACAATGCCATTACTCGGGCCATCTCCTTGCAAGCCTTCAAACAGGAACATGGATTTCCATCAGTTCTTTCAGTTCATCTCAATTACATTGCTATAGGGATGTCTAAAGGAGTCATTCTTGTCTTCCCAAGCAAATACTCTCCTTACCATTCCGACAACATGGACTCAAAG ATGTTGATGCTTGGATTACAAGGGGAAAGATCTTATGTTCCTGTGACTTCCATGTGCTTCAACCAGCAGGGAGATTTGCTCTTTGCCGGTTATGGGGATGGCCATTTTTCTGTTTGGGATGTGCAAAGGGCATCAGCACTTAAAGTTATAAATGAGCATAAAGCTCCAGTAGTGCATATGTTATATCTGGGGCAGGATTCTCAAGCTAGTCGCCAGTTCAATGTAGTTAGTGGGGATAGCAAAGGTGTTGTTAAGTTGATTCGTTTTTCTGTGGTTCCTTGGGTTAACCGGATCTCCTATTCCAAAGCAACC AAACTTCTCGATGAAACAACTAGCATGGTAATTTGTGCATCTCCGCTGCTTTCAACTGAATTCCTTGGAGGCTTGTCTATGTCTTCCCAAGTGAGCAGCTCAGTTACAACAAGTGCTATTGGAAGCATGATGGGTGGAGTCATTGGAGGAGATTCTGGCTGGAAATCCACTTCTTTGGTTGAAAATGGTGTGGTGATATTTGTCACTCATCAATCCGCTCTGGTG GCAAAAGTAAGTCCGACAGTGGAAGTGTATGCTCAAATTCCTAAGCCTGATGGTGTTGGGGATCGTTCAATGCCTTATGCTGCTTGGAGATGCATGTCTGATTTGCTCGGTTCTTCAACTG AAACTGTACCTGCTGAAACATTAGAAAAATGTTCCTGGCTTGCAATTGCTTGGGATCGAAAAGTTCAGGTGGCTAAGTTGGTGAAGTCAGAATTAAAAGTATATGCAAAATGGACTCTGGATTGTCCGGCAGTGGGTGTGGCTTGGTTAGATGATCAG ATGCTGGTAGTTCTCACATCAATAGGACGACTTGTGATGTTCACAAAAGAAGGAAATATGATTCATGACACAAGCTTTGCTGTCAATGGAACAGGAGGAGATGATATGATTACATATCATACCTACTTTAACAATATTCATGGGAATCCTGAGAAAGCTCATCATAACTGTGTAGCTGTAAGGGGCGCCAGCATATATATCCTCGGAACCTCCCATCTTGTTGTTTCCCGTCTTCTCCCCTGGAAGGAACGTATAGAAGTTTTGCACAGAGCAGGTGACTGGATGGGGGCATTGAACATGGCTATGACAATTTATGATGGCCAAGCTCATGGAGTTATTGATCTTCCAAGAACTTTAGATGATGTACAGAAGACAATTATGCCATACCTAGCAGAGCTTCTTTTGTCCTACGTAGATGAGGTGTTTTCGTATATAAAAGTTGCATCTGGGAACCAAGTGGGGAATTCAGACCAATTGGATGAGTCAAAGAGTAGCAGTGACTCTGATAATCCTGAAATAGAAGAGCAGTATATCCGTGTTGGTGGTGTTGCTGTTGAGTTTTGCGTACATATCAAGAGAACTGATATCCTGTTCGATGAAATCTATGCCAAATTTTGTGCAGCTAAACATAAAG AAACGTTTGTGGAGCTTTTGGAGCCTTACATATTGAAAGACATGCTGGGATGTCTGCCACCTGCG ATTATGCAAGCTTTAGTTGAGCATTATAGTATGAAAGGTTGGCTGCAGCGAGTTGAACAATGTGTTCTCCACATGGATATTTCATCATTGGATTTCAACCAG GTTGTACGTCTGTGCAGGGAGCACAGGTTGCATGGTGCATTGATATATTTGTTTAACAAAGGTCTAGATGATTTCAGGACTCCTTTGGAGGAGCTCTTGGTTGTCTTACAACAATGCGAGAGGGAAAATGCTTCAGTCCTTGG GTACAGGATACTTGTTTACCTGAAATACTGCTTCCATGGCTTTGCTTTTCCTCCAG GACATGGGACACTTTCTCCTACACGGCTATTATCTATAAGAAAAGACATTCTGGCATTTCTATTAGAGGATTCTAGTATCCCAAATCCACAGGCACTTACAAACTCGATGTCTGATAAGCCATTCCCAAATCTGTGTCACCTGTTAGATTTGGATACTGAAGCCACTTTAGATGTTTTGAATTGTGCATTTTTAGAGGAACAAAATCTAGCATTTAACAATCTCTGTCACGACTTGACCAGTTCAAATGTGGGAGTGAAGGACTTGGGGGATGAAAGTCAAAATTTGGTCCAGAAATTAGTAGATGTTCTGTCTCTTATCCTTGAAGCAAGCTACTTCCAAAGGGGCTGTTCTACTAGCAGTGACGATGGTAGTTCATTGGAGACTTGGCCTTCAAAGAAAGATGCAGGCCACATAATTGAGTTTGTTACTTATTATGTTGCCTGTGAAAGAGCGAAGGTGTCTAGAGATATTTTAAGTCAAATTTTGGAGTATTTGACATCAGAAATTAGCTTTTCACCTAGTGTCTCTAGGCAGAATATTGAGATCCACAAAAGAAGAGAGAAGCAATTGCTTACACTTTTAGAGGTTGTACCTGACACAGAGTGggatgctccatacctgttgcATTTGTGTGAAAGATGTCAGTTTCACCAG GTCTGCGGCTTAATTCATTCAAACAGATGTCAGTATGTTGCTGCATTGGATAGTTATATAAAAGCTGTAGATGAATCCATTCATGCTCTTTCTTTTATCCATGATATGTTGCGGCGACTGAGTGAGACTGATTCAGAAGCCTTCCAAGCAGCAGTCTTTTCAAGGATTGGTGATCTGGTCAAATTAGACAG AGAAGGAACTTTCTTTCTGGTGGTTGTCCATTTCCATGGACAAAGTCAGGAAATTTTGTTTTCTCAGTTACACTCTCACCCAGAgagcctttttctttatttgaagaCACTTGTTGAGGTTCACACAACTGGAAATCTCAAATTTTCTTGCTTAAGAAAAGATGGTAGTTTACATTTTCCGAGTGGAAGGATGGCAAAGCATCAGTCAGATAGAATTAAGACGTTCCTTGAAGAATTGAATGATTTCCCAAAATTGCTCCGCACTAAGCCAATTCAGCTGACAGATGAAGTGACAGAACAGTATCTTGAG CTGTTGTGTCGCTATGAGCGGGAATCAGTTCGAAAGTTCTTGGAGACCTTTGAAAGCTATAGAGTAGAGAACTGTTTACGCCTCTGTCAGGAATATGGAATTGTAGATGCAGCTTCCTTCTTGCTGGAAAGGGTTGGTGATGTTGGAAGTGCTCTTATGCTCATTCTTTCTGGCCTCAATGAAAAATTTATTGTGCTTGAAGCTTCTATTGGCCCATCTGATTCTCGTCCTAAGCACTTCAATTCAATTTTAAAGGAGGAGGAG GTCAATGACATACTTGACATTCTGCACTCTTGTATTGGACTATGCCAACGGAACAGTCCGCGTTTGGATCCTCATGAGTCTGAGTACCTGTGGTTTCAGTTGCTTGACTC GTTTTGTTTGCCTCTAATGGATTCATGTAGCAGCAAAACAAGATCTATACATCAGCAAGACATGGAAGTTCTAGAAGTTAAGCAAGATCATGAAGATGACTGCATAATAAAATGGAAGATCTCAAAGTCTCACAAAAATGCATACATTTTGAAGAAACTGCTCTCTTTATTTATTAGAGAGATAGTCGAAGGAATGATTGGGTATGTTCACCTCCCAACAATCATGTTGAAGCTTCTTTCAGATAATGGCAGCCAGGAATTTGGTGACTTTAAACCTACCATATTGGGCATGCTTGGAACATATGATTTTGAAAGAAGAATTCTG GACACTGCCAAATCCTTGATTGAGGACGATACCTACTACACCATGAGCTTACTTAAGAAGGGTGCTTCCCATGGTTTTGCCCCTCGGGGACTAACATGTTGTGTATGCAATGGACTCCTTACAAAAAGATCCCACAGCTCCAGCATCCAAGTTTTCAGTTGTGGCCATGCAATGCATGTCCACTGTGTACTCCAGGAAAATGAGACTTCAGTTTGGGGCTCATCAGCTGGATGTCCCATTTGTGTGGCTGGGAAGAAAGCTCAGAGATCAAGAAGCAAATCTGTGGTTGTCGCGAATGAGTTGGTGAGCAAAGCTTTATCAAGATCGCATAAAGTACCCGGCACAAGTGTTCTTCATGCACCAGATAATGATGTGTCAGAGAATTCCTATGGTTCCCACCCAATTTCTAGG TTTGAGCTCTTGAACAATCTTCATAAAGACCAGAGATCAAGCCAAATAGAGAATATGCCTCAGCTGAGGCTTGCTCCACCAGCTGTTTACCATGAAAAGGTGAAGAAAGGAAATGATCTAATGACTGAAGAAAGCAGCAGGGGATCAGCTAGTGCAGAAAAATCAAGGAGTAAGCAACTTGGAGACGTAAAAGTGAAAGGGTCGTCTGTTAGGTTTCCCCTGAGATCCAATATTTTTGGCAAGTTACCATTAAAATCTTGA